The Hordeum vulgare subsp. vulgare chromosome 4H, MorexV3_pseudomolecules_assembly, whole genome shotgun sequence genomic interval TTATGAAATGCCTCACTCTATTAATCTCAGCCAAAGAGAATGATTCACAAACAAAACCTTTCTTGGAGTAATCAACTGTACTCATTATGCTAATCCCTGTTGGTGGTTGATCTGTACCTCCATCTTCATGACGTTCAGACTGACTTAGCTTGGTAggcattccatcaaggaatcggCTGCAAAAAGTCATGCACTCTTCAAGTATGTACCCCTCTGCAATAGAACCTTCTGGTTGAGCCTTGTTACACACATATCCTTTGAGCGCAAGTATCGCTCAATTGGATATATTCATCTATACAAGACAGGCCCTCCCAACCAGGCCTCTTCAGCAAGATGAATTGGGAGATTCATCATAATATCAAAGAATGCTGGTGGAAAGATCATCTCGAGCTGACATAGAGTTTCTGGAATTGTTTTGATCAACTTCTCCAAATCTTCATCCCTTAACTCCTTGGAGCATAAATTAGAAAATAATTTACTCAGCTGAAGCAATGGGTTAACAACATTATCTGGCAAAAGCTTGCGCAACGCAATAGGAAGAAGTTTCTGAAATATAACATGGCAGTCATGAGTTTTGAGTCCACTAATCTTGCACTTATCAAGGACCACACATCGCTTAATGTGTGAAGCATAGCCATCAGGCATCTTAATGCTTTGCAGAAACTTGAGGAGCATTATATTCTCTTCCCTTTTTAAAGTCTAGCAACCTTTCTTTATTTCATACTTATGCTTACCGGGCTTTGGATGCTGGTCCTTCCTAATTTTCAAGTCCTCCAAATCAAGACAAGCCTTCACACATGCTTCATCATCAGCTGGGGTTATTCATGCGTTGGATCatgttattcttgtttcatctttTATAGTGTCAATATTAATGCCATATTTATAATTGTTCTTTCCATTTTTAGGACAGAGCATGTGAAGAGTTTAAAAACAAGGAGACTGAAACTCAAGGTCCACTTTCAGATGAGCAAAGAAACATTTTTTCCAGACCACATACAAAGGCACTCTGCAATGCAAGTCATCGCAGCCTCGTGGGTACGGATACATGGCCAAACCGTCAACTGGTTCTGAAAGGTTTCGTATCCAGATTGAAGAGCAAGCTCGTGCTACAGCAGCCTTCCAGCAGCGAAACTCTGAGCTCAGCCAccaggtcaatgatttacaagatcaactacaagctgagcgtgcaaacACACAAGAGATTATTAACTTGGAGCGCGCTAAGAGAGAACAACTTGAGGGGAAGTTAAAAGAAGAGCGTGCTGAAAGGGAAAGATTGTTGGAAGCGGAGCGAACATCAAgattgaaatttgaaaaaaacatGATGGCAAAGTTTGCAGAATTCAGCAAACAGATGGGAACCCAACAGGTGATTACATGCATATGCTTCAAACCTCTTAAGATTTATGTTGGTTACTTGCATTGTTAAAAGTGCACTTCTATTTACAGGTGTTTACGAACAGGATTGGCAAAGAAAATAGTAATCCAAACTTCCAAAATACTCTTTTACAGAGACCTAGTCCTAATAAGGCTGCAGGTCCAAGGCCAACTGTTATTTCTTCAAATGCGCTCATACATGCTTCAACAAGGAACTCTCGAATGTTTAAAGCAATTGTAAGTCACAACTTTGCTTTCTCTTCATTTTCACCTGCATTTTATACGTCATAGACCTTTATAATTATctagcttcttcttcttttttaccATGTGTTGTTGTTGCATCGAGTCATAACTTGAACAAAAACCGAATATGTGCTAGGTAGGACATGAACTTAACTAAAATTATACATCGAGCCACAACTTAAATCAATAGTGGAAGCCATACACTCTAGGGGACCACTCTCAAGAATGCAGTAACCTCAGTACCTTGGCTACCACATGGAAACTGGGACGCAGCTGTAGCATCAACCGTTTTTTTTTCTGCAGTTTGACTATCTAGTGCAGATCTCATAGAGATAAAAACCATAATAATGTTCCACATGTTGATCTTAAAGACTAGGTTTTAGACGACCGTGCAATGCCATCGTAAATTAGGGTAATTTACTCTTAGTTTGATCATTTGTACAACTAGATTAGAATAATTTTGCATTATTGCAGTACCGTCCATATGATTTTTTAGGTATGAAATAATCGTTTCCATAATATTCATATCGGTTTTCTTGTTTACCTTAATTCCTTGGATACTTCtatatatttaaaataaaaaaatcccATAATCAGTCTAAGAAGTACTCTACTTTTTATATAAAAATTTCTTCTAGGAAAATTTATGGAGTGAGACTCACCTATGAATCGACCTTTTTGGTACATCTACTCATGTGGTTAAGGTATAGAGTATAGACTCACAGTAAACATAGTTTTGCATTTGTAAGTATATATTGTGATAGATTTTCTTCATGAGCCATCATATATACCTTGGGGTACTCGTGAAACTGCGGCCACATAGATCACAAGTGTTTATTCTTAGAACATTAAACAAGTAGATCCCAAGTGTTTATTGTTAGAAACTTAAACATATATATACACTGATTATTATTGCTATGACATTTATATTAAGCGGCCCCGAGTGATGGTTTCGCCCTCGCCCCCCAAAATCACAGAACCGCCCTGCTTTTAGTACATGTTTGCTAACACGATATCAATCCAGTTAGCACGAAGACATTTATTTTTAACAATGGTTGGAATAATTGTATGATGTATGTTATGTTGGGCTCATTAACTAGAATTTTTTTGATTTCTTGAGTGTAGTTTCCAAATAACTAGTTGGACTGGACTCGGGATAACGGAGGATCCAAAGAACCACCTGGACTAGACTCGAGACCACGCACAATTTAGTCTTGGCACTTAACTAGGATGGCTGGGCCAGTTTCATTTGATGGtttgctatgagaattatgagATTTATGAATCTATTATATGTACGGATTTGAATAGTGTAATTGAATGGCATATCTTTTTAATGGTTGCAATAGGCTATTACCACGATCCACTTTTGGTTGCCACATTTTTGCACAACGAAAAATATAGTGTTGCAACAGAGCACTTTATATTGTCGCAATAGCTTTGGCACCACAATTTTTTCCATGATGCAATAACTGTGTGGCGCGACAAAAGCAAGTTTTGTTGAAACAGAGTATAACCACGAAAGTTTACATTGTCGCGGTAGCTTCTCGCTATAGACATGTTGGTCGATGCGATAACTATTTTGTGCCACCAAGCTAAGTTTTGTTGAAATACACTATCACCACGAAATGTGTAAATTGTCGCAATAGTTTCTCGCTGCAAACATTTCATCCGCTGCGATACCTATTTATCACCACCAACATgattttgttgcaatttcctGTTACGATGAATGAAATATTTGTTGAGATAAGTTAATGCCACAAGTGTAGTGGTTCATGGAAAAATTCTTAATGCCACGAAAATAAGGATTGTTGCCATAGTCTGTTGCCACAATTTACTATTGCCACGAAAGAGTATGCGCCATAAAATGATTGTCGTTGTTATAGGTTCTTGCCACAAATGTCTATTGCCAGGAACTATCAGGCGCCACGATTTGTGGCATGTTGCATTAAAGCTATCTCCACAAATCAAATTGTGGCATCAGGTGAGTATTGCGACGGGGGAACATTTGGCAACTTTCCGCAATAGATGTTGCAATAGAACACTTTATTGCCACGATTGATTTTTTGTGGCAATAACCTATTACCATGCGTCTAGTCGCAACGGCTACCAACGAATGTCGTTTTGTGGCAATAGGTACTTATCGCCACAAATCGTCATGTATTGCGACGCACGATTTCATTGCAATAGACTGAAATCCTTGTAgtgtgggctgtgggaagagataaaccagcccctagtgggctggaataagttcccacaaaggcccataaggtttgagaaggaaaaaacacaagatggaaagagtttccaagtgggaaggacgaaTCCTACTCgaaataggattggaggaggactcctcctctcctccttgcgcaaggaaaaaagagaggcagccttagggcgcagccctctccctcctcttctcctatatatactaagggttttgagggttttagacacaacagaaaacagccacgtgctgccctctctctctaaatctgtttctcctctagtttcagcagtgcttaggcgaagccctgctggaatagcaccaccaccaccaccaccacgccgccgtgctggagaactcatctacctctccaccctctcttgctggatcaagaaggccgagatcatcatcgagctgtacgtgtgctgaacatggaggtgccgtccgttcggcactagatcgggaaggatcgtgatgggatcgcggaacggatcgtgatgagatcgcgggacgggctatgatttggatcgcgaagatgttctactacatcaaccgcgttatataggcttccgcttagcaatctacaagggtatgtatatttactcttccctctcgtagatgatcatcaccatggataggtattgcgtgtgcgtaggaatttttttgtttcccatgcaacggtcCCCAACAAAAAGGGCATTTAATAAATGATTTGTCCTctgttttaattattttgaggcacGACAAGACGATGAAGTTATGGTTTCATATTTTGTAATTATCATATGAATATTGGCAATCcaaccatgattttagttttcatgtttgagaattttgaatttttgaCTTTAACTcagatttgaatttgaatttgggGTTTAACTCAAGCGAGGATTTGCAACAGTAAAAatgatgacatggcaccattaaTAGGGGATGACTGTAGCTGATAATTGAGAGTGTCACATAGCGTGAATTCTTCGTGGATGGTGTGTGCTAGTATGAAATGGCATTGGAAATAGGGAGCGGGAATACAATGGGGATAAGGTGGTGCATAGTTCAACCGAATCATAGAATGATATGTATTTGtaataaaattcaaaaaatagaTTGATATGTATGCATCAACAAAGAGAGTACAAGATATAACATATTTCAATAGGGACATGGCTaaaatgatactccctccgtctgtaGTTATTTGTCACACAAAtgaataaaaatggatgtatctagaattgaaatacatctagatacatccatttctatgaCAAATATTTCCGGATGGCAGGAGTATGTATTCATGTTGAATAGTTAATTCTACTTACATCACTCTTATGAATGCGGTATTTGCAGTTTGGAACCTCATTTTCATAAGGGGCGTGATGAGACGTGTTTGTTATCATTGAATCAATTTTCCTCCACCATGGCCTCATGAATCTATGAGATAAAGCTATTTTAGGAAAAAAATCGATGCCTAATAGATAACAAGTTTAATGAATGATACATGATAGAGATCCCCACTTTAGAGATTATGAAATAGGACTAGTTTGAGATACTTTTTTGTAACATCAAAACCATGAATTTGGCCTTAATGGATGGAGAAAATAACACATCCCACTCTCTTCTTAAATGATGGCAtagtacactttgttttcacattaCACATCCACTCGATGCCAAATTTTGCATTTTCTTGCAA includes:
- the LOC123450765 gene encoding uncharacterized protein LOC123450765; translation: MAKPSTGSERFRIQIEEQARATAAFQQRNSELSHQVNDLQDQLQAERANTQEIINLERAKREQLEGKLKEERAERERLLEAERTSRLKFEKNMMAKFAEFSKQMGTQQVFTNRIGKENSNPNFQNTLLQRPSPNKAAGPRPTVISSNALIHASTRNSRMFKAIVSHNFAFSSFSPAFYTS